A segment of the Candidatus Zixiibacteriota bacterium genome:
CGCGCGACGCGGATGAGCCTCGCGGGACTCTACTATTACTTCACCACGAAGGAAGAGCTGCTCTATCTGATCCAGGCACGTTGCTTCGAGACGCTGCTCCAGCGCTGGGAAAGCGCGGCCGCCAGCAGCCTCGACGTGCGGGCCAGGATCCGTATCTTCGCCGAGAACCACCTGAGCTTTTTCCTTCACAACATGCATGAAATGAAGGTCATGGCCCACGAGGACGAGTCGCTGACGGGTGAGTTCCAGGAGCGCGTCCTCGTGCTCAAGCGGCGCTACGTCAAAGTGTTGATGGACCTGATCGCCGAGCTCCAAAAGCGGCAGGGCGAAAAGACTCTGGACCTGCGCGTGGCCACGTTCGCGCTTTTCGGCATGATGAACTGGATCTACACGTGGTATCAACCGAAGCGGGATCTGCCGTTTCCCCAGTTGATCGAGCAGATGCTCCGCGTCTATTTTTTCGGCATCCTGAACGGCGACAAGGTCGACGCCCCGTGGTTCACGGCGGCGGCGGTCGGCGCGGGGAAAGAAGCCTTCTCGCTGTGGCGGCCGCTCACCTAGGTCGCGGCCGAGGGAGGGAGCGATGCTACGCGTGGGAGAGCGGGCGCCGGACTTCACGCTGCCGGGGGTTTTCCGGGGAAAGGTCTCCGATTACTCCCTGAGGCAGTACCGCGGCCGCTGGCTCGTGCTCTTTTTTTATCCCGCCGATTTCACGTTCATCTGCCCGACGGAGGTGACGGGTTTCAGCCGCATGGCGGCGGAGTTCCGCGCCGAGGGGGCGGAGATCCTCGGGGTGAGCGTCGATTCCGTCGAGAGCCACCGGCAGTGGGTCGAAGAGCTGGGCGGCGTCGATTATCCGTTGCTGAGCGACGAGGCCAAGCGGGTGAGCGCGAGCTACGGGGTGCTGAACGAAAGGGAAGGCGTAGCGCTGCGCGCGACCTTCATCATCAATCCTGCGGGCGAGATCGCCTACGCGGTCGCCAGCCACACCAACGTCGGGCGCAGCGTGGAGGAAACGCTGCGCGTGCTGAAAGCGCTGCGCACCGAACGGCTCTGCCCTTCCGGCTGGAAACCGGGCGAGCCCACGGGCGATCTGGGCCTCAAGTATTGAGCAATGGCGCTGGAGGCGATCGCCCGCAAAAAGGAGGTGATCGAAAGCCGGGCTCGCATCCGCGAGTTCGTGTTCGGAATCCAGGACGGGTTGATCAGCACCGTAGGGCTGCTGGCGGGAATTCAGGGGGCGACGGAAAGCGGCGCAGTGGTGTTGATCACCGGCTTGACGGCGATGTTCTCAGGAGCCATCTCGATGGCCGCCGGATCCTACCTTTCCTCCGGCGCGCAGAAGGAGATCTTCGACAAGGAATTGCGGGACGCGGAAGCGCTGGCCGAGCGGGAGCCGTACCTGGCCGCGGAGGGGCTGATGAAGGCTTTGAGCCAGGAAGGCCTGGCGCGCGAGCAGAGCTACCGGATCGTCAAGGCGCTGCTGCGCGAAGAGCAGGTGTTTCTGAGGACTTTCCAGGAAAAGGTCTTCGGTCTCGGCTCGGCGGAAATCAATCAGCCCTTCCAGGCGGCCCTGGTGATGGGACTGTCGTTTGCCGTCGGCGCCGTGATCCCCATCCTCCCGTATCTGTTCTTTTCCGGAATGGCAGCGCTCTACGCGTCGATCGCGCTCTCAGCGTTCACGCTCTTCGGCGTCGGCTTCTTCAAAGGGCGGCTGGCGGCCAAGTCGCCGCTCGCCTCCGGGCTGCAGTTCTTCACGATCGCGGTCGGGGCGGCGGTCCTGGGATACCTCATCGGTATCGTCGTCCAGTACTTTTTTCCGCAGGTCACGATTCCGGCGGGGTAGAGCCCGTCGAGTCGTCTCCCGCCAGGCCGTATTTTTTCAGCTTGTAACGAAGGGCCCGCTCCGTGATGCCGAGGAGATCCGCGGCGCGGGTCTGAACGCCGCCGGCGCGAGCCAGCGCCTCCTTGATCATCCGGCGCTCCAGCCCCTCGACGGCAGCAGTGAGCCGGGCGGGGAGCGGCTCCTTTTCCTCCTGCGCTTCGATCGTCAGCGGCAGATCGGCCCGGCCGATGACATCGCCGCGGCTGAGAACCACCGCGCGCTCGATGAGGTTTTCCAGCTCGCGGACGTTCCCGGGATAGTCGTAGCGGAGCAGCGCCTCGCGGGCCTCGCGGCTGAAGCCGCGAATCGGTTTGCGGTTTTTTTCCGCAAAGCGCTTGAGGAAATGGTCCATCAAAGCCGGAAGATCCTGCTTGCGATCGCGTAGCGGCGGCAGCAGGATCGTTACGACGTTGAGGCGGTAGTAAAGGTCGTCGCGGAACCGCCCGGCTTTCATCAGCGACTCGAGGTCGCGGTGCGTCGCCGAAAGAATTCGCACGTCCACCTTGATCGGGCGGCTCGAGCCGACGCGCTCGAACTCGCGCTCCTGCAGCACCCGGAGGAGCTTAGCCTGCAGGTGCAGCGGCAGGTCGCCGATTTCGTCGAGAAAAAGGGTCCCGCCGTCGGCGAGCTCGAACCGGCCTTTGCGTGCAGCGACCGCTCCGGTAAACGCGCCTTTCTCGTGGCCGAACAGCTCCGACTCGAGCAGAGTTTCCGGCAGCGCCGCGCAGTTGACCCGTACCAGGGGACGCGACGCCCGCGGGCTGGCGTAGTGGATCGCCTTGGCGATCAGCTCCTTTCCGGTGCCGCTCTCGCCCCGGATGAGCACGGTCGCCTCGCTCGCCGCAACGCGGCGCACGAGGGAGACGACCTCGAGCATCTGCCCGCTTTCGCCGATGATCCCCTCGATCCGGTGGCGGGCCTGGAGTTCCTCGCGCAGCGCCCGGTTCTCGGCATAGAGCCGGTGCCGCTCCCCGATCAGCCGGATTTTTTGCAGCAGCTCCTCGAGGTGGAGGGGCTTGGTGAGATAGTCCGCCGCTCCCGCCTTCATCGCCGAGACCGCCATGTCGATGTTGCCGAACGCCGTGACGACGATGACATGGGTTTCCGGATCGATCTCCCGCGCGGCTTTGAGCAGCTCCAGCCCGGACAGTCCCGGCATGCGCTGATCCGTCAGGATCAGCTCCACCGGCTCGCGGCGAAACAGCGCCAGCGCTTCTTCGCCGCCGGCGGCCTCCAGGACCTCGTAGCCCTGCTTGCGCAGAAAGCCGCAGACCAGCTCGCGCTGGGCGATTTCGTCATCGACCACCAGGATACGAAAACGTTCCGCCATCAGCTTTCGCTCGCTTCCCGAGGCAGAAAAACACAAAACCGAGCGCCGCGCGAGGGGGCGCTCTCCACGGAGACCCGGCCTCCATGCGCCTCCGCGATGCGGCGGACGATCGAGAGACCGATGCCCGAACCGCCCGGCTTGGTGGTGTAGTAGGGCTCGAAGATCTTCTCCCGGACCTCCGGCGCGATTCCCGGCCCTTCATCCGCCACCTCGAGCCGAAGGAATCGCCGGTCGGCGGCCGCCTCCACGGTCAGCCGGCCGCCGTCGGGCATCGCCTGGATTCCGTTCAGGATCAGGTTGAGCAGCATCTGCTTGAGATGATTCCGGTCGGCCCGGATCGCCGGGAGCCCCGCCGGGACCTTGAGCTCGATTTGCACC
Coding sequences within it:
- a CDS encoding TetR/AcrR family transcriptional regulator, with the protein product MVKIIMSSRLEGVTRQHDEKLRQILKVAARIFAEKGFHRTSVRDISRATRMSLAGLYYYFTTKEELLYLIQARCFETLLQRWESAAASSLDVRARIRIFAENHLSFFLHNMHEMKVMAHEDESLTGEFQERVLVLKRRYVKVLMDLIAELQKRQGEKTLDLRVATFALFGMMNWIYTWYQPKRDLPFPQLIEQMLRVYFFGILNGDKVDAPWFTAAAVGAGKEAFSLWRPLT
- a CDS encoding peroxiredoxin, producing the protein MLRVGERAPDFTLPGVFRGKVSDYSLRQYRGRWLVLFFYPADFTFICPTEVTGFSRMAAEFRAEGAEILGVSVDSVESHRQWVEELGGVDYPLLSDEAKRVSASYGVLNEREGVALRATFIINPAGEIAYAVASHTNVGRSVEETLRVLKALRTERLCPSGWKPGEPTGDLGLKY
- a CDS encoding VIT1/CCC1 transporter family protein; protein product: MALEAIARKKEVIESRARIREFVFGIQDGLISTVGLLAGIQGATESGAVVLITGLTAMFSGAISMAAGSYLSSGAQKEIFDKELRDAEALAEREPYLAAEGLMKALSQEGLAREQSYRIVKALLREEQVFLRTFQEKVFGLGSAEINQPFQAALVMGLSFAVGAVIPILPYLFFSGMAALYASIALSAFTLFGVGFFKGRLAAKSPLASGLQFFTIAVGAAVLGYLIGIVVQYFFPQVTIPAG
- a CDS encoding sigma-54 dependent transcriptional regulator: MAERFRILVVDDEIAQRELVCGFLRKQGYEVLEAAGGEEALALFRREPVELILTDQRMPGLSGLELLKAAREIDPETHVIVVTAFGNIDMAVSAMKAGAADYLTKPLHLEELLQKIRLIGERHRLYAENRALREELQARHRIEGIIGESGQMLEVVSLVRRVAASEATVLIRGESGTGKELIAKAIHYASPRASRPLVRVNCAALPETLLESELFGHEKGAFTGAVAARKGRFELADGGTLFLDEIGDLPLHLQAKLLRVLQEREFERVGSSRPIKVDVRILSATHRDLESLMKAGRFRDDLYYRLNVVTILLPPLRDRKQDLPALMDHFLKRFAEKNRKPIRGFSREAREALLRYDYPGNVRELENLIERAVVLSRGDVIGRADLPLTIEAQEEKEPLPARLTAAVEGLERRMIKEALARAGGVQTRAADLLGITERALRYKLKKYGLAGDDSTGSTPPES